The Clavelina lepadiformis chromosome 1, kaClaLepa1.1, whole genome shotgun sequence genome segment AACGTTTGCTGTGAAAATGCACTGACATATTACATGAGCCAGAGCACCAACTTTTACTTGTTATATCTACAGTGCCGCCATGGTATCCGCAGTTCCTATGGTGTCTTTTATGGTGATAGCTGCTTTGAATGGTTGTGCTATGTACGCTTACTACAAAGGCTGCGATCCTTATAATGAAGGAAAAGTAGCTGTACTGGATCAGATGGTTCCTTATTTAGTGGTTGATATCTTCTCCGATACCCCTGGCATGGCGGGGGTCTTCGTGTCTGCTGCTTACAGCGGAGTACTAAGGTAAGTTCACAATTATTTGCGAACTTCATTTACATGGTGGTCAGGTGTTTGTGTAAGACGTCGTTGGTGATGGGCTAATTTTTCTGGTGCAATGAGCTCTACGCCTGAAAGAAATTTGTTGTTCCTGCTgatcattattttgtttttacggCACAATGAATTTCTCCGCGTTCATGTTTTCCATTGTCAATTATTTATCTTAAAAactatatttcacaaaatatgtttattaaagtaCAAAAGGGAAAAGCTAGATTGTCGCCGGAGTACATTTTCGGCAGCAGTATATGGATCGGCTATACTTAAATTCTGTGATTGTTTCAAAACAAGCACTGGCCTTTTTATTCTTTCAAAAGCACAATATCCTCCGGAATTAATTCCATGTCGGCCATAGTTTTAGAAGACTTTATCATCCCATGGAAACCGGGAACAAGTGAAGCAATGCGTTTGACAACCAGCAAGGTTTTAGGCAAGTGAAGTCAAAGAAATAGTCATTCGATAAATTTTGCGATCTGATCGTTAATAATTATAGGATGAAATTCTTTACCTGGATGCGATAAGCTGCGAGATCCTAACTGCCTATAATAACTtacatttcaaatttaatgaaTTATTACATACAGTTAAATGTAGTTTGAGCATTTCTCTGCTGATACGTTATACAGCAAGCCATATACGTTGGCATAAACATGATTTTTCTACTTTATGAATCTACATTATTGCTGTGTACAACCTGAGGAATTGCTAAAATGATTAGTCAGACACGATTAGTAGGTTTAAACTTTATGACAACAAAACCATTGCTTTAGTTTTAACTGGAATTCCTTTTTTTCAGGAATAATTTGTGGTGCATTCGTCACAAGCGTTGCGTTTCTTACTCAATATTTGGGAAAAACAGTCGTAAAAATTGCGGTCACTATAATTGGAGTGAAAGCAGGACCATTGCTTGGTATTTTTACGGTCGGCATATTTTTTCCGTGGACAAACACCGTAGTGAGTTAACGATTCTTTCCATAATGCTGTTGTTCAACTTACTGTGAAAAACTGGTTTTAAATCAGGAATCAATCATTAAGTTCTTGCTTATGATGGTAGGATATCTGTGTGATTATTCCAATATGGGTTTTCTAGGGGGCAATGTCTGGCTTAGTCTCTGGTattgctttttcaacttgGGTTGCATTGGGTCAAATAACTTATGCGGCAGATCCAGAAAAAGTGCGACGTCTCCCGCTGTCGGTAGAAAACTGTCTACTCAATCCAGCAACCAATTCCACAGCATTGGACTTTACAAACGTTGTTTACACACTAAGTGACAACAGGTCGATTTTCACAACTTCCACAGGATTCACGGAAAGTATATCGTCACAAGGGAGGTAAGTTTGTAAATGATGCAGGTTTAGGATAAAATGGCAATTGCATCCATTTTAAAATGGCGACAGTTTCCTGGTTCACCCTGCTGGGGTTGGCGTGGTAAGAAATCATCTCTGAGGTGTGCAAAAACGTCCTTACTAGATAGCTGTATATTAGATATATGAGAATTCTTCTTTACATAGTTGTATATGGGTATAAAATTTCCAGCACCATTCTCTTTATGACAGGCCTTTTCTTGCTGATACCCTTTATGCCATCTCATACACTTATCTTGGTGCTCTTGGGTTTTCGATGACATTTACAGTGTCTTTGATTATTTCCATCATAACAGGTTAGTATATACCTTGTTGCTTTAATGTGACCATATAAGGCTaatgttcaaaatatttattaaccaaagaaaacatttcagGTAAAAAGGATCCAAAATCTCTTAATCCATCACTATTTGTTCCATTTGTTGACAACAAATGTTTTCCGATGTCGGTCAGAAAGTTCTTTCGTTTTGGAGTTCCCGAgcttaaagaaacaaaaattgatcaCTTACCTGCGGCTTCTGAAAAGCTCTTAACATCTTCgatttaaaattaaagataTTTCTCTTTGCAGTTTGATaacagaaagaaaaataactatatgttgtaattttcaactttaactgattctttttcttttcgcCAAAACAACTTAATAAATTacgttaaatttaaattaacaatcagaatttaatttataatagttaattaattaaatcaacaatCGTGGTATAGCCACTGCAATGATGTGTCTTGCAAACACAGCTGCAGCAATGTATAATCCTACCCTTCGCTTTTTTGTATTGGCCTGTTTATAAACATCTCACCGTTAGCACTAAATCTGACTAAGTTAACTGAGACAGTACTGcttttaaagtgtttaattatAGCTGTCTGATTGATAATAATTCTATCGATTTGAACTCATCCATACCTTTCGCAAAACATTAAAGTCTAAAGCAAAAATAGATGGCAATCAACTTTCTACAGTAGTTTTAAATGTGCACACAAGCCTTTTAACTTCTACTTGGTTggccaataaaattttctgtaGTCTAAATTCCGTTAAAGCAGGATTATTGTAAATTGTCCTCGAACAGTTTTTCACCAATAAGAGGATAACAACACAATGATCGCATGCATTAGAAAACGTCATCATTTGTAGCGGCTGCAGAggaaaatacataaaaaaatgaaaacggATTGCGTTAGTTGACGATCCTTGCACAGCATTTATTGTCAACATTGCAGCAACGAGCAGCATTATATGTCATCACATCTATTAAAAGATCATTATTGGTGTGTCAATTCTGCTTTACAAAACTTGGACCTGTCAGTCGTCATCAACGTTCATCATTCTTATCAGGACATTCAGAAACCGCGTTTTCATGTTCTCCCATGAGTTGATGTGCAGTATTGAAGCGATTGTTAACCATCTGCTGCTTGAACAAACCACCAGCTCGTCTGCTTAACTTATGTAGACAATtagacgtttattgttttaatatctttaacGTGTAAGCTACCCATCAAGTGGTCGCATAGATTTGTGGTCTCTAAAATGGGGTCACAgtattaaaaagtttgagaaaccctGATCTACATCACTAGTTAAAATAGAGTATGGTGCTTCATCCtcatcaaaacattttcatgtaTTAAATTATCTTTATATAACCTTTATATGTATCCCATATATCTTGGAAACTAaacattaattgatattttttataacaacaataataataaagcaGACAGACCTCTGTCGTGAACATTTTTCCATAAAAGTCAGAAAATGTTCCAAGCACACATTTGTGAACTGAAAAATCATGTCCACCGACTTGGATTGTTATGTCACaatatttcttttcatttttgcgCTCCCTGTCAAAACATTTCTCAAAATGAGCGCAGCATTGATATCTTCAAACCAGGGGCTTCAAACAAAGAAACCAATCAAATTCATGCCACATCAGAATAAGCAACTTAGCACACAAGCAGTTTGTGTGTTTGGATGTGGTctacaatttttttcattactGTGTACCAAGCTGTCAGTATGCGAATAGTTATCTAgtacatttcattcatttgtaCCTAACATCACAAAACCTACTTGAAATACGTGAATATCATATAACATAACTATAAACAATAAcactaaaattaaacaatatattgcaattttgaaaatggGTCACAGCTATATATGACAACTAAATGAAAAcattatataacttataatatGTATACAGAAAGACAAAGTATTGCTATTCAAGAGACTAGAAAATGTTATGATGCACATATAGAGAGCAGAAATTTCCAAGTTTGCCTATTTACAAATTTATACGCCTCACTTTTGGCTAGCAGGTTCTAGTATTAAATAtccaatttttaaataaacatttaacttaTTCTAAGTCTTACAATTGCTTTGTATTAAGCTAGTTACTGAGTGTTGGCTATTTCACAGGTGACAaggttttttgttattataatCTTTATCGTTGGTTACTAATACATTGTGTTAATACATAAACTAGAAGCCGGATAATTTTTGATGCAATAAGcaatgaatttaaaaaacagtTTTCCTAAAACTGCAACTATATAAGCCCCCAAAAGGGTGTCAAAATATAATCAATGTATTATACCGTCtttatttaatgcagaaaAATATGCGCAAAGAGGTTTGTTTAGGTGGGAATGTCTTTCTAGGTGATCATTTACTTTGTTCGATTAGATTTTCGTTCAAAATAAATTACTAAGCCATTGTTTGAAAGAGCAATTTGCCTGCATGGGGAATGGAAAGTGAATTATTAAGCGGTGGTTGGATGTGTAAACTGAGGTTTTTATGCCGGACAAATAAGAAAATGCTATCCCAAGCATTTAGAATATAATAAGCGGTTGATTGTGTAATCAACGGCATTGAAGATGTATGTGATATGCAAATGACTGCAGCCTGTTTTTGTATCTACTTTTTGTGACAAATCATGTCGATCTAGATTCGGTTATGGGGTCTTGGTACTTGTAATCGTTGAAATGTCATGACTAGGGCGactattttttgacctaaaaaacgaaatttttgacctaaaaattgaagcttgtttatgattcacaataagtagacaataggccatttacaacagtataaagtaggctacaatgtGTAATATAAAAAGTTCACTGACAGTGCAACCTGTACGACATcacgacaatgcagtttgtaaacaattttgaatttgtcaaaaactttgactttgtaaacaattttgacaatttttgaccttacgctataaatttgaccaatttttgactttttttgacaagtcaaaaaataatcgccctagtcATGACCAAAATCTTTCAGACGCAAGGTTGTTTGTTCAGCGGTTTCTACTGCAGATTAACAATGAAATATGATTATAAGAACTTGTGACTAGTTTATTGACTAAACTGGTAAGCTAGTTCCTAAACTGGGTTCTATTTAAGATCAAATCCCAGGGGTCCACCGAGCCGGTTTTCAGAAACGTTTGGTGAAGATAAGGACACGACCAATGTATAAATAATGTATGTTTTTGAGTTTTAACCAACGATTTGTTAAAAACCTGTAATGAATTATGAAATTTGTGGGGCGCCCTACTTCCAATAGGTTTATAAATCATTATAGAATAGTATACTAAAATATATAGTAGGCCGACAAACAATGACCATTGCTTCTGTTTTCTTTTAGTATACCATGATTAAAGTATATAGAGCCTATACGATTtcgcagtacacctgaagaagcaagcttatatTTGCGCATATTAAGCTATTATATATATTAGGCTACACGATTTtgcagtacacctgaagaagcaaacttatgtttgcgaaagctcccgtagtaaaatataaataaagttaatctTCAGAGTGTCAAActctatatcctgttttttattttactttaacatTTGGTtgacacggttcagacaacatcaactttgTAGGCTAAATAATAAGATTTCTGCGCTGAAGTAGATAGTGTTATGGTTTGGGGGAAAACccacaattacaattacagcttacaattattttgcagtgtgaaaaattacataataACCAAATAAACCAATAGGTTATGTAAGTTTGCTGCAAATTTAGCTATGGCTGCTAAAGTGGACCGAGAAGTATTAAAAGTATTCAAAAGCAAACATGCATCGGAAATATTAAAGCAACTCAACCggtaaaatatttatagtAAACTATAGACCTAGGCTAGCTGTTCGCCATAGTGGTAAGTGTGGCACCTCTACCCTTGAAAGGGCTACACGCACAAAATTCACCAACGTGCACGCAGCATGCcgaattttttatcttcacgtctatttataataaataaaaaaaaacgggTCAAGTGTACAAGTagacaaccacaggatgcctttgtatactagagcCCAGCTACTCCAATTGGGACGTCATTTGGTTATGCGCTTATGCACTAGactcaaaataaattaattatttgaactacaatttaaaataaataaacaaagagttGACCTTTATGTGCACAGCTGCACGCCATCACATATCACACCAAAAGTTATGACTTTGTCTGCATGATTTCTAGTTGAAAACCACCGTACTTTCCGTAGAGCCATGCTT includes the following:
- the LOC143455606 gene encoding sodium-coupled monocarboxylate transporter 1-like — its product is MSDEKRFGTVDLVVFIGMVFGVASIGAFYAFKDRKNTSLDNYYFGGKNMSPIPVGLSMAVSFISSITILGYPVQSYIYGTVIVWFGLSTAVQVVIACIYYIPLFHRLKIVSVYEYLEMRFHKSIRRLASFVVAFAMIFYMGTTIYVTALALSAVTPVSTTASILVTAGICTLYTALGGMKAVIWTDTLQSGIMMAGSVAVLIKTTMEVGGVNKVSMAVKQGGRDTMWDFNPDPTLQHTFWTIFVGMGLTWSGGACTNQLITQRYRACKGVKDTRIAAMVSAVPMVSFMVIAALNGCAMYAYYKGCDPYNEGKVAVLDQMVPYLVVDIFSDTPGMAGVFVSAAYSGVLSTISSGINSMSAIVLEDFIIPWKPGTSEAMRLTTSKVLGIICGAFVTSVAFLTQYLGKTVVKIAVTIIGVKAGPLLGIFTVGIFFPWTNTVGAMSGLVSGIAFSTWVALGQITYAADPEKVRRLPLSVENCLLNPATNSTALDFTNVVYTLSDNRSIFTTSTGFTESISSQGRPFLADTLYAISYTYLGALGFSMTFTVSLIISIITGKKDPKSLNPSLFVPFVDNKCFPMSVRKFFRFGVPELKETKIDHLPAASEKLLTSSI